A genomic stretch from Petrimonas mucosa includes:
- a CDS encoding OadG-related small transporter subunit: MITTIENTLLIAAIGIAGIFVFMAIFYLLIVWLDKLLPYEEEAKPEE; encoded by the coding sequence ATGATAACGACAATAGAAAACACCTTGTTGATTGCCGCTATTGGAATAGCAGGCATCTTTGTCTTCATGGCCATCTTTTACCTGCTGATCGTCTGGCTGGACAAACTGCTTCCGTATGAGGAGGAGGCAAAACCGGAGGAGTAA
- a CDS encoding NAD kinase has product MKIALFGSLFSGYTSQSENQLIDVCHAVTRHPAALYLPETLFCSLSRPTQDNIRPLCLLFDHLPPVDLALSVGGDGTFLRTAAVVGDSGIPVLGINTGRLGFLADVNFSDLDQTLCEIFAQEYMIEERSLLEISVGEISAGEPGRALNEVAIMKQDTASMLTIHTYIDDDFLTSYQADGLVIATPTGSTAYSLSVGGPILVPSSPSIVLSPIAPHNLTSRPLVIQDDARIRLMIDSRSNTFLVSLDGQSQVCHVRTEIEVQKADFTLKVVKRKGHTFYETLRDKLLWGVDVRRK; this is encoded by the coding sequence ATGAAAATAGCACTATTTGGAAGCCTTTTTTCCGGATATACTTCGCAGTCTGAGAATCAACTGATAGATGTCTGTCATGCAGTGACGCGACATCCAGCAGCGCTCTACTTGCCCGAAACCCTGTTCTGTTCACTCTCGCGACCAACACAGGACAACATCCGTCCCCTCTGCCTGCTTTTCGACCATCTTCCACCGGTGGATCTGGCACTGAGTGTCGGCGGCGACGGAACTTTCCTGCGTACGGCAGCTGTTGTGGGTGACTCGGGTATACCTGTCCTGGGTATCAATACCGGCAGGTTGGGCTTTTTAGCCGATGTCAATTTCAGCGACCTGGATCAGACACTTTGCGAGATTTTTGCGCAGGAGTATATGATAGAGGAGCGCTCCCTGCTCGAAATATCGGTAGGTGAAATATCGGCAGGTGAGCCCGGTCGGGCCTTGAATGAAGTGGCTATCATGAAACAGGACACCGCATCGATGCTGACCATCCATACCTATATCGATGACGATTTTCTTACCTCATACCAGGCCGATGGGCTGGTCATCGCCACGCCGACCGGATCGACAGCCTATTCGCTCAGTGTCGGGGGACCGATACTTGTCCCCAGTTCACCCAGTATTGTGTTGTCGCCCATTGCTCCACACAACTTGACGTCGAGACCGCTGGTCATCCAGGACGATGCCCGGATCAGGTTGATGATCGATAGCCGTAGCAACACTTTTCTGGTATCGCTCGACGGTCAGTCGCAAGTGTGCCATGTCCGCACCGAGATCGAGGTTCAGAAAGCAGACTTTACGCTTAAGGTGGTCAAGCGAAAGGGGCATACCTTTTACGAGACTCTGCGCGATAAACTGTTGTGGGGTGTAGATGTAAGGAGAAAGTAA
- a CDS encoding pyridoxine 5'-phosphate synthase produces MTKLSVNINKVATLRNSRGGNIPDVVQVAIDCQLFGADGITVHPRPDERHIRYADVIDLQPRINTEFNIEGNPSPEFISLIKRIRPTQVTLVPDAHDVLTSDTGWDTVEHKDFLTDVVNEFQSMGVRTSIFVDTNLEMIKMASKIGADRIELFTGPYAMEYKSNREKAIAPYIEAATMAKKLGLGVNAGHDLNLENLNYLYVNIPWLKEVSIGHSLISDALYMGLEKTIKAYKNCLNRPLDSPKP; encoded by the coding sequence ATGACAAAGCTAAGTGTAAACATCAATAAAGTGGCCACCCTTAGAAATTCCAGAGGGGGGAATATTCCGGATGTTGTCCAGGTGGCTATTGATTGTCAACTTTTTGGCGCAGACGGGATCACCGTCCATCCCAGACCGGATGAACGTCATATCCGCTATGCAGATGTGATCGACCTGCAACCCAGGATAAATACAGAATTCAATATTGAGGGAAATCCGTCACCGGAGTTTATTTCATTGATAAAACGGATACGTCCCACACAGGTAACACTTGTTCCGGACGCCCACGATGTGCTCACTTCCGATACCGGCTGGGACACGGTCGAGCACAAGGATTTCCTTACCGATGTGGTTAACGAGTTCCAGTCGATGGGGGTACGCACTTCCATCTTCGTGGATACAAACCTGGAGATGATAAAAATGGCATCGAAAATCGGTGCCGACAGGATCGAACTCTTTACCGGGCCCTATGCCATGGAGTACAAGAGCAACAGGGAAAAAGCCATCGCACCCTACATCGAGGCGGCAACCATGGCAAAGAAACTGGGACTGGGAGTAAACGCAGGGCATGACCTGAACTTGGAGAACCTCAACTATCTCTACGTAAATATTCCCTGGCTGAAAGAGGTATCCATCGGACATTCGCTCATCAGTGATGCACTCTACATGGGGTTGGAAAAAACAATCAAAGCATATAAAAATTGCTTAAATAGGCCACTTGACAGCCCTAAACCTTAG